The Xyrauchen texanus isolate HMW12.3.18 chromosome 28, RBS_HiC_50CHRs, whole genome shotgun sequence genome has a segment encoding these proteins:
- the fam167ab gene encoding protein FAM167A, producing MDANSIPQINIEDYDGLEVAPDDHLRTLKALTEKLRLVTRRPSYLEWMARVEVQSSKGLLVSDGSSEQEKDAQLKPSGTPQKNNQNSEVTAGSKSASTSLGQFENIEEALVWLRKELKEMRLQDQQLAHQLMRLRGDINKLKVEQTCHLHRRMLNDATFGLEERDELSDLMCDGPVTPGFGLSSPLRLIGVTKMNINSRRFSLC from the exons ATGGATGCGAACTCAATACCACAGATTAATATAGAGGACTATGATGGCCTTGAGGTTGCCCCAGATGATCACCTGAGAACCTTGAAAGCACTGACTGAGAAGTTAAGACTTGTAACCAGAAGGCCATCGTATCTTGAGTGGATGGCACGAGTAGAAGTTCAAAGCTCGAAAGGCTTACTGGTTTCAGACGGATCATCAGAGCAGGAGAAAGATGCCCAGCTGAAGCCCAGTGGAACACCTCAGAAGAACAACCAGAATTCTGAAGTGACTGCAGGAAGCAAATCGGCATCTACAAGCCTGGgacaatttgaaaatattgaAGAGGCTCTTGTTTGGCTTAGAAAAGAACTG AAGGAAATGCGCCTTCAGGACCAGCAGTTGGCCCACCAGCTCATGCGACTACGTGGTGACATCAACAAACTCAAAGTCGAGCAGACATGTCACCTGCATCGCCGAATGCTCAACGATGCCACATTTGGCCTGGAGGAGCGCGACGAGCTATCAGATCTTATGTGTGATGGACCTGTCACTCCGGGATTTGGCCTTTCTTCACCACTGCGTCTCATTGGTGTCACAAAGATGAACATCAACTCCAGACGGTTCTCCCTTTGCTAG